Proteins encoded by one window of Mus musculus strain C57BL/6J chromosome 10, GRCm38.p6 C57BL/6J:
- the Calhm5 gene encoding calcium homeostasis modulator protein 5 — translation MDAFQSILKFFLNQKTAIGYSFMALLTVGSERLFSLVAFKCPCSVENTAYGLVFLFAPAWVLLILGFFLNNKAWRLFTGCCMNPKKIFPRRRCCRFFYVLGHIILSSLVAPVMWLSVALLNGTFYECAMSGTRSTRLLEMICKGKPKECWEELHKVSCGKSSMAAMESEEVRLSLQAQSQILGWCLICSASFLSLLTTCYARCRSKVSYLQLSFWKTYAQREKEQLENKLLECANKLSERNLKCFFENKKPDPFPMPSFGAWEAASELHSFHQDREHYSTLHKVVDDGMEQTPQEEETTMILVGTAQSL, via the exons aTGGATGCCTTTCAGAGCATCTTAAAATTCTTTCTTAACCAAAAAACTGCTATTGGCTACAGCTTCATGGCTTTGCTCACCGTGGGTAGCGAACGTCTCTTCTCGCTGGTGGCATTTAAGTGCCCCTGCAGCGTTGAGAATACTGCCTATGGGCTGGTTTTTCTCTTCGCCCCTGCCTGGGTGTTACTGATCCTTGGCTTCTTTCTGAATAACAAGGCATGGAGACTCTTCACTGGCTGCTGTATGAACccaaaaaaaatatttcccaggAGACGCTGCTGCCGCTTCTTCTACGTCCTGGGCCATATCATACTGAGTTCACTGGTGGCTCCGGTGATGTGGCTCTCTGTGGCTTTGCTTAATGGGACGTTTTATGAATGTGCTATGAGCGGGACAAGAAGCACAAGGCTCCTGGAGATGATTTGCAAGGGCAAGCCCAAAGAGTGCTGGGAAGAACTGCACAAAGTCTCCTGTGGTAAAAGTAGCATGGCCGCTATGGAGAGTGAAGAAGTGAGGCTATCCCTGCAGGCCCAGTCTCAG ATCCTAGGATGGTGCCTGATTTGTTCGGCGTCCTTCCTCTCCCTGCTGACCACTTGTTATGCACGCTGCAGATCTAAAGTCAGCTATCTGCAGCTGAGTTTTTGGAAGACATATGCACAAAGGGAGAAGGAGCAACTGGAAAACAAACTCCTGGAATGTGCTAACAAGTTAAGTGAGAGGAACCTCAAATGCTTTTTTGAAAACAAGAAGCCAGATCCCTTTCCCATGCCCTCATTTGGTGCCTGGGAGGCTGCATCCGAGCTACACTCCTTCCATCAAGACCGTGAGCACTACAGCACCCTCCACAAAGTGGTAGATGATGGTATGGAACAAACCCCGCAAGAGGAAGAAACAACAATGATCCTTGTGGGTACTGCCCAGAGTTTGTGA